A region from the Streptomyces lydicus genome encodes:
- a CDS encoding helix-turn-helix domain-containing protein — protein sequence MVRTPLTPWERERGERLGALLRRARGERSMVEVAAAAGLSAETLRKIETGRAPTPAFFTVAALAGTLGLSLDEVAVLAAPPEEAEAAAAVA from the coding sequence ATGGTGCGCACTCCACTGACCCCCTGGGAACGCGAACGCGGTGAACGGCTCGGCGCGCTGCTGCGCAGAGCCCGCGGCGAACGGAGCATGGTCGAGGTCGCGGCGGCGGCGGGGCTGTCCGCCGAGACGCTGCGGAAGATCGAGACCGGCCGGGCGCCGACGCCGGCGTTCTTCACGGTCGCCGCGCTGGCCGGCACGCTCGGACTGTCGCTGGACGAGGTGGCCGTCCTGGCCGCGCCCCCCGAGGAGGCCGAGGCGGCGGCCGCGGTCGCCTGA
- the map gene encoding type I methionyl aminopeptidase gives MVEIKTDAALDAMRVAGRVVADALAAARAAAAPGVRLLDLDEAAHAVLREAGAKSPFLGYQPSFASTPFPAVLCVSVNDAIVHGIPNASRLRDGDLVSIDCGALVDGWAGDAALSFTVGTASAEDQRLMDTTRQALEAGIAAAVVGARIGDISHAIGSVGRAAGYGIPRDFGGHGIGRQMHEDPSVPNDGRPHRGFVLRHGLVLAIEPMFLAGGKDFYVEDGDGWTLRTTDASRAAHFEHTVAVTEEGPRVLTAV, from the coding sequence ATGGTGGAGATCAAGACGGATGCGGCGCTGGACGCGATGCGGGTGGCCGGGCGGGTGGTCGCCGACGCGCTGGCCGCGGCGCGGGCGGCGGCCGCCCCGGGCGTGCGGCTGCTGGACCTGGACGAGGCCGCCCATGCGGTCCTGCGCGAGGCCGGCGCCAAGTCCCCGTTCCTCGGCTACCAGCCCTCCTTCGCCTCGACCCCGTTCCCCGCCGTCCTCTGCGTCTCCGTCAATGACGCGATCGTGCACGGCATCCCGAACGCCTCCCGGCTGCGCGACGGCGACCTGGTGAGCATCGACTGCGGCGCCCTCGTGGACGGCTGGGCCGGCGACGCCGCCCTCAGCTTCACCGTCGGCACCGCAAGCGCCGAGGACCAGCGGCTGATGGACACCACCCGGCAGGCGCTGGAGGCGGGCATCGCGGCGGCCGTGGTCGGCGCCCGGATCGGCGACATCTCCCATGCGATCGGCAGCGTCGGACGCGCGGCCGGCTACGGCATCCCCCGGGACTTCGGCGGCCACGGCATCGGCCGCCAGATGCACGAGGACCCGTCGGTCCCCAACGACGGCCGCCCGCACCGCGGCTTCGTCCTGCGCCACGGCCTGGTCCTCGCCATCGAGCCGATGTTCCTGGCCGGCGGCAAGGACTTCTACGTCGAGGACGGCGACGGCTGGACCCTGCGCACCACCGACGCCTCCCGCGCCGCCCACTTCGAGCACACGGTGGCGGTGACCG